In Vicia villosa cultivar HV-30 ecotype Madison, WI unplaced genomic scaffold, Vvil1.0 ctg.001297F_1_1, whole genome shotgun sequence, one DNA window encodes the following:
- the LOC131634452 gene encoding probable metal-nicotianamine transporter YSL6 isoform X1: protein MGTETTSIDHITEPLIQEPQATNSKSEFLSEPVPEWKEQITVRGLVVSGVLGCLFCIITHKLNLTVGIIPSLNVAAGLLGFFFVKTWTGLLTKIGVFTKPFTRQENTVIQTCVVACYGLAFSGGFGSSLIAMDQKTYELIGPDYPGNRAEDVKNPGLGWMIGFMFVVSFLGLFSLVPLRKVMVLDYKLTYPSGTATAMLINSFHTKSGAELAGNQVRQLGKYLSISFFWSCFKWFFSGIGDSCGFDNFPSFGLTLFKNTFYFDFSPTYVGCGLICPHIVNCSAFLGAIISWGFLWPFVSKHSGDWYPADLGNNDFKGLYGYKVFISIAIILGDGLYNLVKIIVITIREMWRTRSKQNSLPVVTEVPDGDSSELHLEEKKRDEIFLKDGIPSWFAASGYVGLAAISIVTIPAIFPPLKWYLVLCSYILAPALAFCNSYGAGLTDWSLASTYGKIGLFIVAAIVGTNGGVIAGVASCAVMMSIVSTAADLMQDFKTGYLTLSSAKSMFVSQLIGTAMGCIIAPLTFWMFWTAFDIGSPDGPYKAPYAVIFREMAILGVEGFSELPKYCMEMCAGFFAAALAINLLRDVIPKKYSQYIPIPMAMAVPFYIGAYFAVDMFIGTVILFVWEQVNRKDSENYAGAVASGLICGDGIWTIPSAILSILRINPPICMYFGPSASR from the exons ATGGGTACCGAAACAACATCAATCGATCACATCACAGAACCCTTGATTCAAGAACCACAAGCCACCAATTCAAAGAGTGAATTTTTATCCGAACCAGTTCCTGAATGGAAGGAACAGATCACGGTTAGAGGGTTGGTTGTGAGTGGTGTATTGGGGTGTTTGTTTTGTATTATAACTCATAAACTCAATCTCACTGTTGGGATTATTCCGTCCCTTAATGTGGCTGCTGGGTTGCTTGGGTTTTTCTTTGTGAAGACGTGGACTGGGTTGTTGACGAAGATTGGAGTTTTTACTAAGCCGTTTACTAGGCAGGAGAATACAGTTATTCAGACTTGTGTTGTTGCTTGCTATGGACTCGCTTTTAGTG GGGGATTTGGTTCATCCTTGATTGCTATGGATCAAAAAACATATGAACTCATTGGCCCGGATTATCCTGGTAATAGAGCTGAAGATGTTAAAAATCCCGGCTTGGGATGGATGATCGGTTTCATGTTTGTTGTCAGTTTCCTTGGTCTTTTTAGTCTTGTGCCACTTCGTAAG GTTATGGTCTTGGATTATAAGCTTACATATCCCAGTGGAACAGCCACAGCAATGCTAATTAACAGTTTCCATACAAAATCTGGAGCAGAACTTGCAGG GAACCAAGTTCGGCAACTTGGAAAATATTTAAGCATAAGTTTCTTCTGGAGCTGCTTTAAGTGGTTCTTCAGTGGGATTGGAGATTCATGTGGATTTGACAATTTTCCTAGCTTTGGCTTGACACTATTCAAGAACAC ATTCTACTTTGACTTCAGTCCAACATATGTTGGATGTGGTCTTATTTGCCCCCATATAGTGAATTGCTCTGCTTTCCTTGGAGCTATTATTTCATGGGGCTTTCTGTGGCCTTTCGTCTCCAAGCATTCTGGGGACTGGTATCCAGCTGACCTTGGTAACAATGATTTTAAAGGTCTTTATGGATACAAG GTATTTATATCTATTGCCATTATCTTAGGAGACGGTCTTTACAATCTAGTTAAAATTATAGTGATAACCATTAGGGAGATGTGGAGGACAAGATCCAAACAGAACAGCCTTCCTGTTGTGACTGAGGTTCCTG ATGGCGATAGTTCTGAACTGCACttagaagaaaagaaaagggatGAAATATTTTTGAAGGACGGGATACCATCCTGGTTTGCAGCATCTGGATATGTAGGCTTGGCAGCGATATCCATCGTAACAATACCAGCTATTTTCCCTCCTCTCAAATGGTACTTGGTTCTATGTTCTTACATCCTTGCCCCCGCCCTTGCCTTTTGCAACTCTTACGGCGCAGGGCTCACGGATTGGAGTCTTGCATCCACATACGGCAAGATTGGTCTATTCATCGTTGCGGCAATAGTTGGTACAAACGGAGGGGTAATTGCAGGTGTAGCGTCTTGTGCTGTGATGATGTCCATTGTTTCAACCGCAGCCGATCTCATGCAAGATTTCAAGACAGGTTACCTCACACTCTCGTCGGCAAAATCCATGTTCGTGAGCCAGTTGATAGGAACAGCCATGGGCTGTATAATTGCTCCCCTCACTTTCTGGATGTTCTGGACTGCATTCGATATAGGATCACCTGATGGCCCATACAAAGCACCATACGCGGTTATATTCAGGGAAATGGCCATTCTTGGTGTCGAGGGATTCTCAGAGCTTCCAAAATATTGCATGGAAATGTGCGCTGGTTTCTTTGCAGCGGCATTGGCTATCAATCTTTTAAGGGACGTGATTCCGAAGAAATACTCACAGTACATTCCAATTCCAATGGCAATGGCAGTTCCTTTCTACATTGGTGCTTACTTTGCAGTTGATATGTTTATTGGAACTGTAATATTGTTTGTGTGGGAACAAgtgaatagaaaagattcagaaaaTTATGCTGGAGCTGTTGCTTCTGGTTTGATATGTGGTGATGGGATATGGACTATTCCTTCAGCGATTCTCTCTATTTTGAGGATTAATCCACCAATTTGCATGTACTTCGGGCCTTCCGCAAGCAGATGA
- the LOC131634452 gene encoding probable metal-nicotianamine transporter YSL6 isoform X2, translating into MDQKTYELIGPDYPGNRAEDVKNPGLGWMIGFMFVVSFLGLFSLVPLRKVMVLDYKLTYPSGTATAMLINSFHTKSGAELAGNQVRQLGKYLSISFFWSCFKWFFSGIGDSCGFDNFPSFGLTLFKNTFYFDFSPTYVGCGLICPHIVNCSAFLGAIISWGFLWPFVSKHSGDWYPADLGNNDFKGLYGYKVFISIAIILGDGLYNLVKIIVITIREMWRTRSKQNSLPVVTEVPDGDSSELHLEEKKRDEIFLKDGIPSWFAASGYVGLAAISIVTIPAIFPPLKWYLVLCSYILAPALAFCNSYGAGLTDWSLASTYGKIGLFIVAAIVGTNGGVIAGVASCAVMMSIVSTAADLMQDFKTGYLTLSSAKSMFVSQLIGTAMGCIIAPLTFWMFWTAFDIGSPDGPYKAPYAVIFREMAILGVEGFSELPKYCMEMCAGFFAAALAINLLRDVIPKKYSQYIPIPMAMAVPFYIGAYFAVDMFIGTVILFVWEQVNRKDSENYAGAVASGLICGDGIWTIPSAILSILRINPPICMYFGPSASR; encoded by the exons ATGGATCAAAAAACATATGAACTCATTGGCCCGGATTATCCTGGTAATAGAGCTGAAGATGTTAAAAATCCCGGCTTGGGATGGATGATCGGTTTCATGTTTGTTGTCAGTTTCCTTGGTCTTTTTAGTCTTGTGCCACTTCGTAAG GTTATGGTCTTGGATTATAAGCTTACATATCCCAGTGGAACAGCCACAGCAATGCTAATTAACAGTTTCCATACAAAATCTGGAGCAGAACTTGCAGG GAACCAAGTTCGGCAACTTGGAAAATATTTAAGCATAAGTTTCTTCTGGAGCTGCTTTAAGTGGTTCTTCAGTGGGATTGGAGATTCATGTGGATTTGACAATTTTCCTAGCTTTGGCTTGACACTATTCAAGAACAC ATTCTACTTTGACTTCAGTCCAACATATGTTGGATGTGGTCTTATTTGCCCCCATATAGTGAATTGCTCTGCTTTCCTTGGAGCTATTATTTCATGGGGCTTTCTGTGGCCTTTCGTCTCCAAGCATTCTGGGGACTGGTATCCAGCTGACCTTGGTAACAATGATTTTAAAGGTCTTTATGGATACAAG GTATTTATATCTATTGCCATTATCTTAGGAGACGGTCTTTACAATCTAGTTAAAATTATAGTGATAACCATTAGGGAGATGTGGAGGACAAGATCCAAACAGAACAGCCTTCCTGTTGTGACTGAGGTTCCTG ATGGCGATAGTTCTGAACTGCACttagaagaaaagaaaagggatGAAATATTTTTGAAGGACGGGATACCATCCTGGTTTGCAGCATCTGGATATGTAGGCTTGGCAGCGATATCCATCGTAACAATACCAGCTATTTTCCCTCCTCTCAAATGGTACTTGGTTCTATGTTCTTACATCCTTGCCCCCGCCCTTGCCTTTTGCAACTCTTACGGCGCAGGGCTCACGGATTGGAGTCTTGCATCCACATACGGCAAGATTGGTCTATTCATCGTTGCGGCAATAGTTGGTACAAACGGAGGGGTAATTGCAGGTGTAGCGTCTTGTGCTGTGATGATGTCCATTGTTTCAACCGCAGCCGATCTCATGCAAGATTTCAAGACAGGTTACCTCACACTCTCGTCGGCAAAATCCATGTTCGTGAGCCAGTTGATAGGAACAGCCATGGGCTGTATAATTGCTCCCCTCACTTTCTGGATGTTCTGGACTGCATTCGATATAGGATCACCTGATGGCCCATACAAAGCACCATACGCGGTTATATTCAGGGAAATGGCCATTCTTGGTGTCGAGGGATTCTCAGAGCTTCCAAAATATTGCATGGAAATGTGCGCTGGTTTCTTTGCAGCGGCATTGGCTATCAATCTTTTAAGGGACGTGATTCCGAAGAAATACTCACAGTACATTCCAATTCCAATGGCAATGGCAGTTCCTTTCTACATTGGTGCTTACTTTGCAGTTGATATGTTTATTGGAACTGTAATATTGTTTGTGTGGGAACAAgtgaatagaaaagattcagaaaaTTATGCTGGAGCTGTTGCTTCTGGTTTGATATGTGGTGATGGGATATGGACTATTCCTTCAGCGATTCTCTCTATTTTGAGGATTAATCCACCAATTTGCATGTACTTCGGGCCTTCCGCAAGCAGATGA
- the LOC131634447 gene encoding uncharacterized protein LOC131634447 — protein sequence MHQIIAKLEFCGKTITEKEKLEKTFSTFHASQVLLQQQYRMREYTEYSDLVAAILVAEQNNELLIKNHQTRPTGTMPYPEINATTFNRGRGGFNCLKRRGGHVRSDENNGHARFDGQNQGGYHGRNLFHGRNYFRSRGHGRGHMNNYRSPRYDQNNWNRKGNGKYIQEGPSRNYEDICYRCGKKGHWSKVCRTPEHLCKRSMTYVEEKGKEVNFNEIENPETIIPILRLLTLLEVKLIK from the coding sequence ATGCACCAGATTATAGCAAAGTTAGAATTTTGTGGCAAAACTATAACTGAAaaggaaaaattggaaaaaacATTTTCAACCTTCCATGCATCCCAGGTATTATTACAACAACAATATAGAATGAGGGAATACACTGAGTATTCTGATTTAGTTGCAGCCATTCTGGTGGCAGAACAAAATAACGAGCTCCTTATAAAAAACCACCAAACACGACCCACAGGAACAATGCCATATCCTGAAATTAATGCCACGACCTTTAATCGTGGGCGTGGTGGCTTTAATTGTCTTAAGAGACGTGGTGGTCATGTTCGTTCTGATGAGAATAATGGTCATGCTCGTTTTGATGGTCAAAATCAAGGAGGATATCATGGTCGAAACCTTTTCCACGGTCGAAACTATTTTCGTAGTAGAGGACATGGAAGAGGTCATATGAATAATTATAGATCCCCCAGATATGACCAAAATAATTGGAATCGCAAAGGAAATGGTAAGTATATTCAAGAAGGTCCCTCAAGGAATTATGAAGATATATGCTACAGATGCGGAAAGAAAGGCCATTGGTCTAAGGTGTGTAGAACACCAGAACACTTGTGTAAAAGATCAATGACATATGttgaagaaaagggaaaagaagtgAATTTTAATGAGATTGAAAACCCAGAAACAATAATACCTATTTTGAGACTGCTGACTTTGTTGGAGGTGAAACTGATTAAGTAA